Genomic DNA from Stigmatopora argus isolate UIUO_Sarg chromosome 13, RoL_Sarg_1.0, whole genome shotgun sequence:
GCACTCAGTGCCTTGGGTGCAGCCTCTCGTTCCTGTGAGGGACTTACAAGTTGTTGACAGTGTGGACAAACGGGCAAAGGTTTTCACTGATTGACTAACATCATGATGTCAGCTTTTGGTCGAATGTCAGAACCAAGTGCTGAATGACTATGAGAACAtccagagtgaaaaaaaaaacagacagacaaaaaaactcattttaacaCGGAGATCAGGCGCTGTCCGAACTGGAGCTTGAGCGATTCCTTTTGCCCTTTGCGGCGTCCGCTCTTTTCCTGTCTTTGGAAGTGCTCCTGGATCTTCTCCGTTTGGAATCGGGGCTCTTGCGACGCTTGCGTCTGTCTTCTCTATCGCTGTCGGAGCTGCTGccactgctgctgctactgtgTCGCCGCCGCCGGCTGTCCTTGCGATCTTTGCTGCGGCCCCTCCGGCTGCTCTTGCTCCTTGAGCGCCGGCTCCTGTACGAATCCCTGGCCTTGCTTCTCTCCGCGCTGTTCCTGCGCTCGCGACTTCGCGTCCTCCGCCTTTTGCCGTCCTTTTCGTCGCCGTGTCGCCGGTGAGCGCTCCTGCTGCGCTCCCTGCCCCTCTCTCGGTCCTTGTCCCGTTTTTCCTCTTTGTCCTTGGAGGCCCCGCGCCCGCCCTTCTCGCAGTTTCGACCACCCGATCCGTGTCGTTCCCTGGAATTTCGGTCTTTGCTTCGCGACCTGCTCCGCGTTCCCTCGCCGTTGCTCGTTTTGGGATTCTCCGCCTTCTTGTCGTCAGACTCTCGCTCTTTGTTTTTTTCGTTGCCGTGGTCCGTTTTCTTCTCTTTGTTGTCCTTCTTGTTCATATTTCTCTCTTTGCTCCCGGAGCGATCTTTCTTGTCGCCGCTTTTGTGCCTGTGACGCTTGTCTTTGCTTTTGGACCGTCTTCTCTTATCTCTGCTCTTAGACCGTCTACTCTTTTCTCTACTCTTACTGCGGCTTTTGGATTTgccccttttcttttcttttggctTGCTTTGCTTCTCCCCTGACTCGTCTTTACTTTTGGACCTATGGGATCGAGACTTCTTGTCTTTTTTACTCTCGTTCGCCTGCTCGCGTTTGGAACTGGAGGTCTGTCGTTCGCTCCTCGGAATGTTGGCGGCCTCGTCTTTGTCCTCACTCATGTCACCCCTGGAAAGGACGGATTAAATCAATCACTTACAGATAACTACTGACATCACAGGTTGCTGGCAAATTGTCAAAAACATAGTCCATGCTTATAAtcttgaaaataataataataataaaaaaacagcacattaCTTGTCTCCCTTAATCCAACGCTCCCCCGTGACCGCCCTCATCCTCTGACGCTGCAACTCCAGACGCCAGTGGGGCGGAGTTTCGCTACGGCGATAGCGATCCCAGGATCTTGACCGGGAACGCGAGGGAGTTCTGTATCTCTGTGTGGTTAAAAAGTCAGAACAATCATtccatgcaaaaacaaaaacaagtgaagTATTTTGCGAAATGAGGCTCACCCTGGGGCCTCTGCCTTTTATCTTCCTGCCGGATCGCGTCATCACCAATCGTCGGTTATATGGCGCTGACTGGGAATTGTGTCTGGCAGCAGATCTGAAACACAAGGACATTAAtcgggttttaaaaaaaaaagaagctaaagaCGAGATGACGTGGAGTTTTCTTGAACTTCTCTGCTCGGAATGACGGCAAGGAGTGTCACCGACCTGTCTCGAGGCCGTTCGTCTTTAGTCTCTTTCTCCTTCTCGGGCTCCTCTGGTTTTTTTTCTACCGGTGAGAGTCTCATCAAGAAGCGATTCTCGGGAATGGCGGGTATTTCTTCAGGACGCACGGTGGATGTGACCACCTCTTCCTGTTCTTTCTCTTCGACGATTTCAGGCTCGACCCTGCGAACATACGTCGAGAGTCAGAACAATGTTTTCGGAAGCGACAAGTTAGTATTGAACTATGGAATAATGAAATACGTCTTTTTGTCCTTCTGTTTCTTTTTCTGCTTTTTAgctctctttttcttcttctttgactCTTTGTCGGATTCTTGAGAGTCAGAGGAGGAATCAGAGGAGCTGTCAGAGTCACTGGAACTACTGCTGGAACTTGACGATACTTGCTCTTTCTTCTTATCACGTTTCTTTGCTACGAGAACAGAAACGTGGGTTGCAGTACATCGAGAAGAGCTGCTGACCGACGTCAATCAAATTGGTCCTAGAACAAACCTTTAGATTTGGGGACCAGTTCCCCGCAGTTCAAGACTTTGATTTCGGCATACGGTCTGCTGTTAGGATCTGTTTTTTCACTTTCCATAGTTTGGACGACCTCTTGACCAGAAATCACATGACCAAAAACCACATGAACCCTGcccgataatttaaaaaaaaccataagAAATGTATGATGGGCATTAACCAGACAAGGGTAACTGTGCAGGTCTTACCCATCCAAGTGAGGAGTTGGTTTTGTTGTTCTGGGAAAGTTTGGAGGTGGGAGAGGAACAATTATTCATTAGCAAACAATACTGATGAATTTACTAACATTTAAGAAAAAGATGCTTACATGAAAAACTGTGATCCATTTGTATCTTTCCCTCTATTGGCCATCGACAGCAAGAACTCCTTGTTATGTTTCATGGCAAAACTTTCATCTGTGGGTACAGGAATGGCAAAAAATTTTTTGTCAAGCTGTGAATCTATTTCATGAGGCAGCAACTACTTTACCTTCAAAAAAGCCTCCATAGATGGATTCGCCTCCTCTTCCATTGCCTACAATAGAAAGGAAACATTTATTTGGTGGATTATTTGAACTGACGCTTAACAAAGACAAGTTATAATTGGACCTTCACTGAAGTCCCCTCCTTGAATCATGAAGTCTTTGACAATGCGATGGAAGAGGCATCCTTTGTAATGAAGAGGTTTTTGGGTTCCTTTACCGAGTCCTTTCTCACCTGGAGATAAAACAGTTACATCTTTTGGTTGGCAGGAATGAGAGAGAAACATTTGCCACTTACCCGTGCAAAGGCTTCGGAAGTTTTCACATGTTTTGGGACAGGCGTCTGTAAACAATTCGATAACAATTCGGCCGACTGCAAAGAGGACAATGTTAGAAAATGGACCAAAACACGGAGACTATCTTAAACGTGCGTACTTACCGAGTGTATTTCCAATTCCAATGTCAAGGAAGCATCGAGGACGTTGAACCTTAATCCCCATGATGACCGGAGGTGCTGAACTAACCACCAAATGACGCAAAAATGCACACATCAGTCACAAACCAATACAATAAAGATAGAATCATAGAACTGAGGTGAAcctgtcattcattctttttctaaaACATCTTATAGTGAAAGCTTGGCATGAACAACAGAGCTCTAGGTAATAAATTGTTATCAGATTATCAAAAGAAATTAAGCTAAACATTATCCCAGTTGGCACTTTCTTGTTTCCAACTGCCACGCTTACATTAGCCCAGATAATATTTCAAACGCAACGGTGCTTTTGTTCAATATATTTCACGAATAAACAGTTCGCGTGCTTCATATGAATATTTTGCGGCCCATATGCTCGAGCAAGACTCGGTTATAACGTTAATTATGACACTAATTCGTGAAGATATCCTCAGGCCTCGTTGCTAGCAATTAGCCTACTTAGCAAGCCAATGAAGATTGATTCCCGGCCACGCGAAAGTGCATGGCAACGTGGACATTTCCGCATTTGGTCAGCACAGTCAAGACGTGTGGAATGTAAATTCGCATAACCTGAAATTGCAATTGTTTCACTCCATACAGAAATCGCTCTTTCCAAAGGCACTGGTTTTCATTCAACAACGACTGTTCGACTGCTTCCGAAGATGGCGCGATGGGGACTTGAGAGCATTTCGGAACGGGAGAGTGCGCCAGTTTTTGCGTTTGCGGCAAATAGTGGCTTCTTTACGGCAATACGGAGATACTTTACGGCATCACTGAGGATTGTAGGAGACGCATGTAAAGAAAGAGATGCCTAATGTGATGGCCATGTCATCTGTCGGCCTTTTTGCGTCAGTGTCTTTCGATGAGCAAAACAATACAGCCAATTGAGCGTCTGCTTTGAAATAGCTATAAATTGCTCACTTTCTTTTGAACAATTTTTGAAACAGCTTGTTTTTTGTAATATACTCCAAAATGCAGACAATTAATGAAATACTTAAAACTCATTACATGTATTTTTATGGCCTGAATCCTAGCCTATGTAATACGATTAAAAACATATTCCAATATTTCACCGACTTAAAGCAATTTTTGTGGAGAACATTGCTCAATTTTGCTTCTTTGAAATAGCCATTTAgaaagttttactgttttaagaTGGCCACTAACGCCTCGACTTCCATCCTGTAATATCTTTGGTTCAACCAAAGATATTTAaagatacatttatttatataatattttataatgttgttttatttacaaCCAGTTGTTTTGATTAATTCGCCTTGATAAGAgcgtgttttcatttttttattttatttggggcTCATGAAACGCAAACCAGGAAGCCCAAACCAGCCAATGGTATTTTATTACGTCACTCGTTATGGAAGCCTCCGCGTGTTAGGTGAGTTTGACTTTCAATATAGGTATTTTAATCTATTTCCTTCCTTCCCCGTTTATTTTAACAAAGGAAAACTATATACAATATGCATTTCTCACTAAACGCATACTCTGATGGCTGCGTTTGTGGTTGTTTATGTCGTAAATAATTGTTGTCACTAACCACTTGAAAATCCCATTACAAAACTGAAGGAGCAATGCAATGTTGAATATACTGAATTAATGCTTTATTGCATTATTATCTTTAACACTTTTGAATGTTGTTTAAATCTTATTTCAACACTGCCCATGTTTTCCTTTTCAGGGAGCATTGTTCAACTTCTAACTGTTGTTTATGATGTGTGTGACCCCCCTGTCAGTAGAACATGGTGGTGAACATCATGCAACAATGAGGCTAATTGTCAGCTGAAATTTGTGGTGATGTTTCATCTACGGGGTCTCGGTTCCTTCTTTCTAAGGcgctttcataaaaatgtcccCACGAACCGCGACCAGATTCTGGATGAGCTGCGGATCTGCTCAagtgaaaaccacatttttgaCGTGGTGGGGAAAAACAAAGCCAAACTGACCATCGACCACGTGAGCTCGGCCGTGAAGATGCTGTGGTACTTCCAGAAAGAGAAACCGCAGTTTTTGAGAACGGTGGAGCTCGTCAACAATCACCCGCAGTTCCTGACGCTTCGGGTTCTGGCTGAGAACAAAATTTCACTCATGGATGATTTTACATTAGTGGATTTACTTTATAGTTTTCTCAGGTAGGTGAAATGCAGCATTCGtgcaaagataaaaaaatacttacatCGGTGTAAAAACGGGATGCTGTTGGTTGAACTGTTTTTCAGGCTGAACGTGGAACCCCACGACTCGCTTATTCAGCAGCTGGTTTCAGAAAGCTGGTTAAGATTAGACAAGTAAGTAGTTGTCTGTCATAAAGTCTTCAACATTCCTGTCTGACCTTgattacaaatattttcagaCTTCCAATGGCATCCCTGTCCAAGTTTGCCATTTGTCTTAGTGATCAGCACCTCCAACAAAGTTCTTTGATGGGCCACATAACCAATATAGTGGATCAGAGGTTATCGTCTATCAACGACGCCAGGTGGGTAGAAGCACTACACCTCTCGAGTAAGGAaggtttattgtcattgtaaaaaaaaaaaatacaccaaattTCACTTGGTCTTAGCCTtcgaaatgccccaaaatgacgTCATATGGGGGCAGCCATTTAGTGATGTCACTTATACCCATCCTCATTCAACCTCAGGCTATGTCCACAGCGCAGGGCAATTCcgattctttttttgttaatgtccatatttttttcctagCTGTTCATATTGCACAAACATACGAGTCAAACCAGGGCCAACATGTGTATGCGATATAGGGGATTTATGTAGGCCAGGTAATCTGTGATActgacatttgattggctaaaggAGGACCAGCCTTGATCAAATGTCTGCCCCCGTGCCAGATGGCCACATCTTTGAAATACTGGCATTTCCTTACATTTTCATCTCCTGTTACACATTCGAAAAGTCAAattatgtgtttgtttttgccctTACAGAATCCTAACCACGTTGCTCATTAGCGTCTCCTACCTGGTGTCACCTCGTCTTCGAGACGCCCTCCTTAGCCAAGCGCATGTTTTGCTCGACAGGATGGATCAGTCCAACTACAACAACCCTCGCAGAGTGGTGCAATTCCTTCGCAACGTCAAGCACAGCCACAGGCCTCTGCTAGAGAAATGCAACCAGATTGTCCTGCACAACGTTCCAAGACTGGACGCGGAGAACATCACCATTTTCTTGGGCTTGTACCAATCCCTGCAATTTAACAACTGTGACTTGAGACTAGCTGCCAAACAACAGCTGATAGAACTGATAGATTCCAGCACAGACCCTTTTTCCTTCACCAAACTTTTTGCCACGCTGGCACCCATGGCGAGTAAGGAGATCCAAGAGGGGTTGGTATCAGGAATTTTACAATCCTTTACTAGTAGCGTATTGTCTGTAATTAATGCGCCTGGTGTTTTCTGTTCAGGTTGGAGAGCACGGCCTTTCTTTTGGCTGATGAGTTGAGCGCACAGCAGGCGTTGGCCATCGCCGAAACACTGGAAGATATTCAGAGCAGGAACCTTAGCCTGATTAACAAGTGAGGCCATTCCATATTATTTACATCAATTTTGCAATCTCGGTTCTCAAACTTTTACCACCACCGTgataaaataatcaacataaAATACGGTTGGCTAGAAGATCCTAGTCCCAATGTACAGTTTACAGTCTACTCAAGTAATGCTCATAAGCCTAGTAATCTACTAAAAATAATTTAGCCGCTGAATACTCCTAAAACGTGAGTTAAATTCTCCTGGTATGTACTAAATTACTCTAAAAAAGAAACCtaaatgcctttaaatcaaTTTTGCATATACAAATAGTTTTTGAATAAGCAAATCCTACAATGATAATGTGcacagtttgtatttttcatttagcGATATTTGCATTGGACAAAAAGGACTCAGTTATTGAACATTTGGGCAACAATGCTAACTTTTTGTGGGTGGCGCCGTCATactgtcctgttttttttctccagaatcGTATCAGTAATCCAAAGAAACCTTGACGTCTACAGCCCAATGGAGGTCGGTAGAATCACGCAAGCTCTTCACCTGCTACATTATCAGAATCCAGAACTTTTCAGCAAATTACAAAACATCTTACTCAGGTAGCCCTAATGTTCCAtcttcttttgttaaaaaaaacctccaagAACTAAAAGGCTGAATTCTCTTTAGATTTTTAGAGCACAGCGTCTTTCCTTACGAAGTGATCATGTTGGCCCGTGTGCTGTCCATGCTGCCTTCGCCCCGGCTGGAGGACAGCGTGATCTCACGGGTGGAAGCGGTGTTGCCTCAATGCAACTTCAACGACCTCAACAGCATTTCCTTTATTCTCGCCAAGTGGGTGCGCAACGACCCATCCCAGCGCCGCGGGACGCCCGGAAAATACATGCGTCtgctgcagaccctcaaccgctgCGCCCACGACAGGCTGCAGACGGCCGACCGGCTGGACTTGCTGCTCGAGGAATTGCGATACATTTCCGGGGAGTGGTTTGAGGAAATTCTGCTGGAGCGGAGCATGGCTACGCTGCAGAGGATGAGCGAGCAAATCACCTGGAGCAATGTGCCCGATTTGGCTCTCTTCTTAACCAAGAATAATTATCTCTGCGTACCCATCATGGAGCGGATCGCCCAAGTGGTCGTTACAGACATTGACAAGGTATGTTCAAGGAGCCCGATGTGGGATTTTGGACCAATAGTATCAATTCGAAGGTGAAgtaatttgctgccattgacattgggTCAAGAGCatttgaaggagaaaaaaaatgaaaaaaaatctcacactCCGTAATGACATCATTTAGGGCAATTGTCATTTGACTATTTTTGACTACATTATCTTGGTATGGTCACTATCCATACTCTTATAAATCGAAGTTGTAGACATGCCTGTTTTAAAAACCCTACCTgaattttaaggtttttttgcATACTCTGTTACTTACaggttttcttctctttatCTTCTCTTTAAGATTCACGACTCAGCAACATATGCCACACTGCTCCCCTTTTCTGTCCTCAATTATGATTCTGAAAAAGCAGACGAGCTTTACAATGTTTGCATCCAGCGTTTTACTCCTCATATCAGTAAGTAAACATCTCCGTTTTTAGATAACGTAAACATAACTTTAAGTCACCGGGGTACTCAATTTACGAAAACTGTTTAGAGTGAGACTTGCACATTTCAACCCTTGCATTATATGTATTTCTGgatgaaaatgaacaaacacCTATTTGTTTATGTAGGCTCTTTTGACCCTCATCTACTGGTTCTGCTGGCCTACACTCTGGCGTTAGCAGATTATTTTCCTGAGGCATTGGTCAAAGAAATCTTCAAGATAGATTTTCTGGGAAAGCTTGACGCCCAGCTAGAAAGTACTACATGCACAACTAATCTTGACAGAAATGAGAAAAAGTATAGCCTAATGTTCCAGCGTTAAACAGCCTATTATTTCTTGCTTGGCAGCCCTTCCCTACGCTCTGAATATGCGGACCCGACTACGACTGATGGAGCTGAATCGTGCCGTGTGTTTAGAGTGTCCTGAATTTCAGGTGCCATGGTTTCACGAGAGCTATTGCCAGCGGCTGCAGAAGAGACGTGAGTGAAAATGGTTTTGTGAATGTGGTGGAAATTGTAGTAAATTAAATGTCAAATCTGTCCAGGGAATGGGTTGATCAGCCCTGTGCAGAAGCAAATCCACAAATTGTTGGACGAGGTACTTGGTGGTTTTAACTTTGTCCAGGTTGCGGCGGTCACGCCGTATTTTTACACTGTAGGTGAGTAATGCAGCTAAAATGTTTTTGGGGTCATACTACCGAGgtttactaaataaataaattaacaaatGGTAACTTTCGCTTTCCCCAGACTTTGAATGCATTCTAGACAAGCAGCTACAGCCATTGCCTGGCAGTGAGTCGACAAGTCTGCAGATCTCAGATGAAGGAAAATTTTCCTGGGGCTCTACTAGTAGTTTACTGAAAAAGGACAGAAATGAGCTCCCACCTGGAGCCCAGCGGTACGAAACTAATGCTAAAGACGGGCAATTGTTGGGTAAATCTTTGTCTGAGACTGTCGTCTGTCGCGCAGGGTCGCCATCAACTTCCTTGATTCCAAGTCCTTTTGCAAAAATTCTCATCATATAAAAGGGGAGGTCCTGATGAAGAAAAGGCACCTTGAAATTTTGGGATATCGCGTTATTCAGGTACGTCTTATTATGCCATAGACTTCACTTAATTTGCGTTAACATCTTCTATATTTCTGTTGTGTTTCCAGATCCCTCATTTTGAATGGAACTCCATGGAGCTTTCAACACTGGATGCCTGGAAGGAATACCTCaagaagaaaatatttacaGATCGTTTGACCTGAAAGCCTTatttattaaaacaattatTCTGTCAAAGTCATCATAATTGTATCGTCTTAATAAGAATTTACAAAAGGTCACCAAGTGCtctatattcatattcattattGTGACATCAGCCTGTTTTTGCAGAACTGTTCAGATggttgtaggtttttttttaaataaaaagatggAGCTTGTACTTGCCATGTGATCATTAAAATTGACACCTGTCCAAAAGGAAATAATGAACTGTGAGAATAAGCACATTTGGGCTTTTGTTGAGGTCTCAAGACCAATTCCGTTCAATTAGTGCAACAACATTATTTCGTACTTCctctttaaaaatgtcaatacaaATGAGGTGTACAGGTAATATATCTTATTTTAATCAGAACAAACCTAGATTTCTTATCCTCTAACCATTCATCCTCACATCCGCACCAGTGGTCCGTCGTGTTTCTTATGGTTGCAATCTGGCATGAAATATGAAAGGATTATACAGTTATGTTACACACTTAAATCATAAATGTGTCAAAACATCAATCCGTGACGTTATAATGCTGTGTCAGTTTAAGATAATAAACAAAAGCAGGTTGCTGGACCATTACAGCTTGGCCATGCGAGCTGCATTCAGACGCATAGCCGCACAGGAAGCTCCGGCCGCGTAACGCATCTCGCGGATCATCCCCGTCCACTCCTTCTTGTCCTCTTCGTACCTGGAGGGGAACAAATACGTGTTCAGAGTGCCATCACGGCCTACGATGGAATGCTATTTATGTACGGTCTGGTTGAAAGAGCGAGTCACGTACTGCCAAATGTCCAAGGCTTCCACTGGTTCACACTCCTTGTTGTCGTTCTGCACCATGGCGAAACCTCCAATGGCGTAGAGGAGCCCTCCGCAGCTAACCAAGTTGACTGAGCTCCGCTCTTGGGGAAACTCTGGGAATGGTGACCACCTGCAACAATGTAGGCACTGGAAGGTTAGGTTTTTCACGCTTTGTAAGAAATTGAGGgtaaattaaaaaactaaacaacaCTTTATTACAAATTGAGCAAGTAGCTATTTGAATATATGCACGTACTTATTGGTTGCAAAGTCGTAAGCTTCACATGCAGCAGTAAGGCCTTCTTCGTTGACTCCTCCAGCCACAATGATCTTCCCTTTATGGACGACCGCTCCGAACATGGCTCGAGGCGTTTTCATGGCGGCCACCTCTTTCCACTCAGACCTCTTGTGGTTGTACGCAAACATCTTATTGCATGGCTTGCTGTTTTAAACCAGTAAGAGGCGATGCCATGTCAGAATAAAGTCAATCCCACAGATGAACAAAACGACAATTCAACTTACTTATCGTCAGTTTTCCCACCGATACAATAAATCAACCCATTCTCTGACAGCACAGCGTGTCCGTGGATTCTCAGTGGAAACTTTTTGGTTTCAGCCCACTTCATTTTTCTAAAAAGGGCAgattcaaatgaatatttttgaaaaaaacagcGGTATTCTCGACAAAGCTAGCAAAACCTACTCGGTGTCGTAGCACATAACGGTGTCAAGGGACTCGTTGCTCTGCAGGTCTTTCCCCGCCACGGCAAAGATGAGCTTCTCAAACTCCCCCATGGCAAACAAACATCTGGGAGAGGGCATGGGGGGCAATGCAATCCAACCACCAGAAATGTTGTCCATCTAGAACGAGAGAAAAAGCGATAAAGTTTGGAGCGATAAACCCACCTAGCAGGCATGTTTCGGGGCTGTGAGAAGAAACTGGAGCAgccaaaggaaacccacgcgggcACGGGGTCTTGAAAACCAGGATGAGACTTGAATGGGAAACAATAGAACAACTTCTTGTAATCAACATAAATCTTTACCTGGTAGAAGTAACACTGCAACGGGTTTTCTTTGTTGTCGTCATCTACAAAGAGTCCTCCAAGCACGTAGAGGTTGTTCTTCTTTGACACCAGACTCACATGGTTGCGGGGGATTTGCTCTGTCATGGCggccaaaaaacattcattttcttgcCCGTCGTAGGCCACCGCAGCCGTGTCGTTGATCATCAGCACCAAGTCTTTTGCGAACATGCCGTATCTTCGGGTATCGTTTAGGTAGCCGGGCAACTTGGCTTCTTCTCCTTCCCCGTCGCTCTTTTTCTTCTCGGGCAACTTGCCTGCAAATGCTTCCctgatttctttcattttttgggcAAGCGCCGGGTCGCTTTTGATGAGCTCGTCCTTTTCGACCTTTTCCTTGAAGTACTTGTCTGGAAGTAAACGGAAGCGGATGCAATCAAAGGCTTCCGGTAAGGATTTGATGCGGTTCTCCTTGTCCTTCCTGATCCACCTCATGAGAGTCTCAAACACAACTTCTTCCTTCTCCACATTCAGCGCGTCGGCTCCAATAAGAGCAAAGAGTTCATGAGGAGCGAGTTCCAAAAAGTCCTCGTCCTTGGCTACGTCCACGAAACGGTCGGCGATGTAATCTCGAGCCGCTATTGCCAGTCTGGGGCAGTTGATCATCAAGCCCAGCCTGTAGATGGCAAGGCAGTTCTTCATAGTTAGCTTCTGCTGAAGAAAGTTCACACAAACCGTGAACACCGAGGGGATCTGGAAGCGACTGGCCACCGTCAAGATGTCCTGCACGTTGTCGTCGTTGATATCGATCTCTGCCGAGTACATGTAGCTTACAATGCCTTCCATGACAGCGGGATCCAGATCCTCCAAAACCACCTCCTTCTTGTCCACTTCTCTGCCATCCTCAGAGAAGTAAAGTTCCCGGAAGTAGGGGCTACATGCGGCCAGGATAAGGCGATGGCAGGGTATGCTCCTGTCCCTCACTTTCAGGACGCAGTCCaccaacttattttcattcaggAGTTCTTTGAGTCCGTCCTGAAGCAGAGTGCTCTGAAAGAGCCGAAGATCTTCCTTCAAACCACGTGGGTCCATCGTGATCTCGAATGGATTGGAAGAGCAGGGGTGAGAATACAAGAGGCCGCTGTGAAGGCGCCGAGCTTTAAGGTGGCCAGTTCTGAGGCTACACTCGATATAACTGTGCTCCTCTAAATTTAGCCTAGCGCCCCATCCAGGAAGAATTCTTCTTGGCCCTATCAGAGCTCACGTACAGCTGTCGCGGAGTAAAAACAACTGCGGAGATTCGTCACCCTGGTGATTTGCATTGTTAGGCGCCCCTCACAGAAATAGTCTAGGACATTTTTCGTTTTCATTTAGGTTTCGGGCGCATCGGAGAAAAATCCTTGGCAAAGCACTAATCGAGGTGATGAATTTCTTAATCCATTGTTCATGTTTAAAGATAAT
This window encodes:
- the ppig gene encoding peptidyl-prolyl cis-trans isomerase G, giving the protein MGIKVQRPRCFLDIGIGNTLVGRIVIELFTDACPKTCENFRSLCTGEKGLGKGTQKPLHYKGCLFHRIVKDFMIQGGDFSEGNGRGGESIYGGFFEDESFAMKHNKEFLLSMANRGKDTNGSQFFITTKPTPHLDGVHVVFGHVISGQEVVQTMESEKTDPNSRPYAEIKVLNCGELVPKSKAKKRDKKKEQVSSSSSSSSSDSDSSSDSSSDSQESDKESKKKKKRAKKQKKKQKDKKTVEPEIVEEKEQEEVVTSTVRPEEIPAIPENRFLMRLSPVEKKPEEPEKEKETKDERPRDRSAARHNSQSAPYNRRLVMTRSGRKIKGRGPRRYRTPSRSRSRSWDRYRRSETPPHWRLELQRQRMRAVTGERWIKGDKGDMSEDKDEAANIPRSERQTSSSKREQANESKKDKKSRSHRSKSKDESGEKQSKPKEKKRGKSKSRSKSREKSRRSKSRDKRRRSKSKDKRHRHKSGDKKDRSGSKERNMNKKDNKEKKTDHGNEKNKERESDDKKAENPKTSNGEGTRSRSRSKDRNSRERHGSGGRNCEKGGRGASKDKEEKRDKDRERGRERSRSAHRRHGDEKDGKRRRTRSRERRNSAERSKARDSYRSRRSRSKSSRRGRSKDRKDSRRRRHSSSSSGSSSDSDREDRRKRRKSPDSKRRRSRSTSKDRKRADAAKGKRNRSSSSSDSA
- the fastkd1 gene encoding FAST kinase domain-containing protein 1, mitochondrial isoform X2, producing MFHLRGLGSFFLRRFHKNVPTNRDQILDELRICSSENHIFDVVGKNKAKLTIDHVSSAVKMLWYFQKEKPQFLRTVELVNNHPQFLTLRVLAENKISLMDDFTLVDLLYSFLRLNVEPHDSLIQQLVSESWLRLDKLPMASLSKFAICLSDQHLQQSSLMGHITNIVDQRLSSINDARMDQSNYNNPRRVVQFLRNVKHSHRPLLEKCNQIVLHNVPRLDAENITIFLGLYQSLQFNNCDLRLAAKQQLIELIDSSTDPFSFTKLFATLAPMASKEIQEGLESTAFLLADELSAQQALAIAETLEDIQSRNLSLINKIVSVIQRNLDVYSPMEVGRITQALHLLHYQNPELFSKLQNILLRFLEHSVFPYEVIMLARVLSMLPSPRLEDSVISRVEAVLPQCNFNDLNSISFILAKWVRNDPSQRRGTPGKYMRLLQTLNRCAHDRLQTADRLDLLLEELRYISGEWFEEILLERSMATLQRMSEQITWSNVPDLALFLTKNNYLCVPIMERIAQVVVTDIDKIHDSATYATLLPFSVLNYDSEKADELYNVCIQRFTPHISSFDPHLLVLLAYTLALADYFPEALVKEIFKIDFLGKLDAQLETLPYALNMRTRLRLMELNRAVCLECPEFQVPWFHESYCQRLQKRRNGLISPVQKQIHKLLDEVLGGFNFVQVAAVTPYFYTVDFECILDKQLQPLPGSESTSLQISDEGKFSWGSTSSLLKKDRNELPPGAQRVAINFLDSKSFCKNSHHIKGEVLMKKRHLEILGYRVIQIPHFEWNSMELSTLDAWKEYLKKKIFTDRLT
- the fastkd1 gene encoding FAST kinase domain-containing protein 1, mitochondrial isoform X1 yields the protein MFHLRGLGSFFLRRFHKNVPTNRDQILDELRICSSENHIFDVVGKNKAKLTIDHVSSAVKMLWYFQKEKPQFLRTVELVNNHPQFLTLRVLAENKISLMDDFTLVDLLYSFLRLNVEPHDSLIQQLVSESWLRLDKLPMASLSKFAICLSDQHLQQSSLMGHITNIVDQRLSSINDARILTTLLISVSYLVSPRLRDALLSQAHVLLDRMDQSNYNNPRRVVQFLRNVKHSHRPLLEKCNQIVLHNVPRLDAENITIFLGLYQSLQFNNCDLRLAAKQQLIELIDSSTDPFSFTKLFATLAPMASKEIQEGLESTAFLLADELSAQQALAIAETLEDIQSRNLSLINKIVSVIQRNLDVYSPMEVGRITQALHLLHYQNPELFSKLQNILLRFLEHSVFPYEVIMLARVLSMLPSPRLEDSVISRVEAVLPQCNFNDLNSISFILAKWVRNDPSQRRGTPGKYMRLLQTLNRCAHDRLQTADRLDLLLEELRYISGEWFEEILLERSMATLQRMSEQITWSNVPDLALFLTKNNYLCVPIMERIAQVVVTDIDKIHDSATYATLLPFSVLNYDSEKADELYNVCIQRFTPHISSFDPHLLVLLAYTLALADYFPEALVKEIFKIDFLGKLDAQLETLPYALNMRTRLRLMELNRAVCLECPEFQVPWFHESYCQRLQKRRNGLISPVQKQIHKLLDEVLGGFNFVQVAAVTPYFYTVDFECILDKQLQPLPGSESTSLQISDEGKFSWGSTSSLLKKDRNELPPGAQRVAINFLDSKSFCKNSHHIKGEVLMKKRHLEILGYRVIQIPHFEWNSMELSTLDAWKEYLKKKIFTDRLT